GTCGAAAAAGTCGTCCGCGAGTTCGGCGACGACCTCGCCGGCCGCCGCTTCGCGCTGTGGGGGCTGGCGTTCAAGCCGAACACCGACGACATGCGCGAGGCGCCGTCGCGTGTCATCGTCGAAGAACTGACGCGCCGCGGCGCCGAGGTCGTCGCCTACGACCCGGTCGCGACGCACGAGGCGCAACGCGTGATGGGCGACAATCCCAAACTACAATTCGCCGACGACATGATGGGCCCGCTTAACGACGCCGACGCGCTGTTGATCGTCACCGAGTGGAAGGCGTTCCGCAGCCCGGACTTCGACGCGGTGCGCGCCGCCTTGAAGCAGCCGCTGATCTTCGACGGCCGCAATATGTACGCCCCGGCCTGGCTGCGCGGCCAGGGCTTCACCTATCACGCGATCGGCCGCTAAGGAGCATCCACGATGAGCATTCTTTCCGAACTGAAGCTCGGTGCCGACGAACTCGCCGCGCAACTCAAGAAAGCGCGCGTGCTGGTGGTCGGCGACGTGATGCTCGACCGCTACTGGTTCGGCGACGTCAGCCGCATCTCGCCCGAGGCGCCGGTGCCGGTCGCCAGGATCTCACGGCTCGAGGAGCGCGCCGGCGGCGCGGCCAACGTTGCGCGCAATATCGCGAGCCTCGGCGGCTCGGCGACGCTGTTGTCGGTGACCGGCGACGACGAGGCGGCGAGCGCGCTCGAACGGCTGCTCGACGCCGACGGCATCGCGACGTCATTTCGCCGCGACCCGGCGATCTCGACGACGATCAAGTTGCGCGTCATCGCGCGCCAGCAGCAGCTGATCCGCCTCGACTTCGAAGACGCGCCGAGCCACGAGATCCTCGCCGACAAGCTCGACGAGTACGAGGCCATCGTCGCCGACCACGACGTGGTGATCCTGTCCGACTACGGCAAGGGCGGTCTGACCCACGTGACGCGCATGATCGAGGCGGCGCGCGCCGCAGGCAAGCCGGTGCTGATCGACCCGAAGGGCGAGGACTACAGCCGCTACGCCGGCGCGACGCTGTTGACGCCGAACCGCAGTGAATTCAAGCAGGTCGCCGGATCGTGGCGCGACGAGGAACAGCTCGCCGCCAAGGCCGAGGCGCTGCGCGCCGAACTGCAGCTCGACG
This DNA window, taken from Crenobacter cavernae, encodes the following:
- the rfaE1 gene encoding D-glycero-beta-D-manno-heptose-7-phosphate kinase codes for the protein MSILSELKLGADELAAQLKKARVLVVGDVMLDRYWFGDVSRISPEAPVPVARISRLEERAGGAANVARNIASLGGSATLLSVTGDDEAASALERLLDADGIATSFRRDPAISTTIKLRVIARQQQLIRLDFEDAPSHEILADKLDEYEAIVADHDVVILSDYGKGGLTHVTRMIEAARAAGKPVLIDPKGEDYSRYAGATLLTPNRSEFKQVAGSWRDEEQLAAKAEALRAELQLDALLVTRSEEGMTLFRPEGALNVPTQAREVFDVSGAGDTVIGTLGLGLAAGLDLPAAMKLANAAAGVVVAKLGTAVCRQDELFSA